In one Spirosoma rigui genomic region, the following are encoded:
- a CDS encoding hydroxysqualene dehydroxylase, with translation MAKVVILGGGVAGLSAAHELIERGFAVDVYEKKPLYLGGKARSVNVPGSDPDDPQGRSPEAPGRSERSLPGEHGFRFFPGFYRHITDTMKRIPFTDATGRKNALGVFDNLVDVNRVGIMQNGKKPIVTIVSFPKSLADIEAALSVLHQSHDTQLQQGEARFFAGKVWQLMTSCRRRRELEYEKVGWWQFMDADNHSNAYRHLLVEGLTRTLVAANAKLASTKTGGDIFIQLLFNIANPGMHTDRVLNGPTNEVWLKPWEDYLVSKGVRFFKSALVREVVCTNGKVTSVRIQDWQNPEHTFPPAQGDFYLLATPVEVTATLLSEEVKENIGSLQGIDDLVKDTAWMNGIQFYLNVELDVVKGHCIYVDSEWALTSISQLPFWDGYDMTHRGTGRVKTILSVDISDWDALSPAGNGFPEPMKAKDCTTFDQIKDRVWVQLQRSLLDNNGQQILKSDMLEGVYEDHGTPYHGYYLDHSLNEQQPPTAADPKASTVGEAPADPSVLINHEPLLVNTVNSWAKRPDAFLPGIPNLLLASDYVRTNTDLATMEGANEAARRAVNCIIDRSADQPDIDHRPCQIWDLHEPAFFVPFKWYDAWRYRKGMPYRKPPGWFDALMVVWGVIYGSWFLLYTAWTALTSWGKPASKAPVKSSVKPLPTHEPTPA, from the coding sequence ATGGCTAAAGTTGTTATCCTTGGAGGGGGCGTTGCCGGATTGAGCGCAGCCCATGAACTGATTGAGCGCGGTTTTGCGGTTGATGTCTACGAGAAAAAACCGCTTTACCTTGGTGGCAAAGCCCGGAGTGTGAACGTTCCCGGCTCCGACCCGGACGACCCCCAGGGACGTAGTCCGGAGGCCCCTGGCCGTAGTGAGCGGTCGCTCCCCGGCGAACACGGATTCCGCTTTTTTCCCGGCTTCTACCGGCATATTACCGATACCATGAAACGGATTCCGTTCACGGACGCAACGGGCCGTAAAAACGCGCTGGGTGTTTTCGACAACCTCGTTGATGTGAATCGGGTCGGTATTATGCAGAACGGTAAAAAGCCGATTGTCACCATCGTCAGTTTCCCCAAATCGCTGGCCGATATCGAAGCGGCTCTGTCCGTGCTACACCAGAGCCATGATACCCAACTGCAACAGGGCGAAGCCCGATTCTTTGCGGGTAAGGTCTGGCAACTAATGACGTCCTGCCGACGCCGGCGAGAACTGGAATATGAAAAAGTGGGCTGGTGGCAGTTTATGGATGCCGATAACCACAGCAACGCTTACCGGCATCTGCTGGTGGAAGGACTTACGCGTACCCTCGTAGCGGCCAATGCCAAACTGGCCAGCACCAAAACGGGGGGCGACATTTTTATTCAGCTGCTGTTTAACATCGCCAACCCGGGCATGCACACCGACCGAGTACTCAACGGCCCCACCAACGAAGTCTGGCTGAAGCCTTGGGAGGATTACCTGGTTAGCAAAGGTGTTCGGTTTTTCAAGAGTGCACTGGTGCGGGAGGTGGTCTGTACTAACGGGAAAGTAACATCGGTTCGCATCCAGGACTGGCAGAATCCAGAGCATACGTTTCCGCCCGCGCAGGGCGATTTTTACCTGCTGGCGACACCGGTAGAAGTCACGGCTACTCTGTTGTCGGAGGAGGTCAAGGAGAACATCGGCAGTTTACAGGGAATTGACGATCTGGTGAAAGATACGGCTTGGATGAATGGTATTCAGTTTTACTTGAATGTGGAGCTGGATGTAGTGAAAGGCCATTGCATCTACGTAGATAGCGAATGGGCGCTGACGTCCATTTCGCAGTTGCCGTTCTGGGATGGTTACGACATGACTCATCGGGGTACCGGCAGGGTGAAAACGATTCTGTCGGTTGATATTTCGGACTGGGATGCGCTCAGCCCCGCCGGAAACGGATTTCCCGAGCCCATGAAAGCAAAGGACTGTACCACTTTCGACCAGATCAAGGATCGTGTCTGGGTGCAGCTCCAGCGCAGCCTGCTGGACAATAACGGGCAACAAATTCTAAAGTCGGACATGCTGGAGGGTGTTTATGAGGATCATGGTACGCCGTATCACGGCTACTACCTCGATCATTCGCTCAATGAGCAGCAGCCCCCTACGGCCGCCGACCCCAAGGCTTCCACGGTAGGCGAAGCGCCCGCCGACCCGTCGGTGCTGATCAACCACGAGCCGTTGCTGGTCAATACCGTAAATAGCTGGGCCAAACGACCTGATGCGTTTTTGCCGGGTATTCCTAACTTGTTGCTGGCATCGGACTACGTCCGGACCAATACCGACCTGGCCACGATGGAAGGGGCTAACGAAGCCGCCCGCCGGGCCGTAAACTGCATCATTGACCGGAGTGCTGACCAACCCGACATCGACCATCGTCCCTGTCAGATCTGGGATCTTCACGAACCGGCTTTCTTCGTGCCCTTCAAATGGTACGACGCCTGGCGCTACCGGAAAGGAATGCCGTACCGAAAACCGCCGGGCTGGTTCGATGCCCTGATGGTCGTCTGGGGTGTTATATATGGCAGCTGGTTTCTGCTCTATACCGCTTGGACCGCCCTGACTTCCTGGGGAAAACCCGCTTCAAAAGCTCCTGTCAAATCGTCCGTCAAGCCATTGCCAACCCATGAGCCAACCCCTGCTTAA
- a CDS encoding amidohydrolase family protein, with the protein MLKKLRTLLPVCFLLTIQLSSSMAQVVKAPNRKPGEGDGPYNRLIIRGVTLINSTGAPPYGPVDIVVEKNKIVAIRQVGYPGVAIDAKSRPAANAGDKELNCEGMYLMPGFVDMHGHIGGQAQGANAEYVFKLWLGHGITTIRDPSCGNGLDWVLEHRARSLKNEIVAPRILAYTVFGQGAKEPISSPEQARAWVQQNAKRGADGIKFFGAEPVLFRAALDENKKLGLRSACHHAQLEVARMNALATAKAGLTSLEHWYGLPEALFDDKTVQAYPADYNYNNEQNRFEQAGNLWQQAAKPGTDRWNKVMDELIALDFTLDPTFNIYEANRELMLARRSEWHEEYTLPSLWRFYGPSRVSHGSYWHNWGTEQEVAWKKNYQLWMAFINEYKNRGGRVTAGSDSGFIYQLYGFAYIRELELLREAGFHPLEVIRAATLKGAEALGMADQIGSVEVGKLADFVIVKENPLANLKTLYGTGAIYLNEKNEVERIGGVTYTVKDGVVYDAKKLLADVRAMVTDAKQTEHFEITQPGVPAKAGKVSGSGKN; encoded by the coding sequence ATGCTCAAAAAATTACGCACGCTACTCCCTGTCTGCTTCCTGCTCACGATACAATTATCCAGCAGTATGGCGCAGGTCGTTAAAGCGCCGAACCGGAAACCGGGCGAAGGTGACGGGCCTTATAACCGGCTTATCATTCGGGGCGTCACGCTAATCAACAGCACGGGTGCGCCACCCTACGGGCCGGTCGATATTGTGGTCGAGAAAAACAAGATCGTTGCCATTCGGCAAGTTGGTTACCCCGGCGTAGCTATTGACGCCAAAAGCCGACCAGCAGCGAACGCGGGTGATAAAGAACTAAACTGCGAAGGAATGTACCTTATGCCTGGCTTTGTGGACATGCACGGCCACATTGGCGGGCAGGCGCAGGGAGCCAATGCCGAGTATGTATTTAAACTCTGGCTCGGTCACGGGATCACGACCATTCGCGACCCAAGTTGCGGAAACGGTCTGGACTGGGTGCTTGAGCACCGCGCCAGGAGCCTCAAAAACGAGATTGTAGCGCCCCGTATTTTGGCTTACACCGTGTTTGGCCAAGGAGCGAAAGAGCCGATATCGTCCCCTGAACAGGCCCGGGCGTGGGTGCAGCAAAACGCCAAACGCGGTGCCGATGGTATCAAGTTTTTTGGCGCTGAACCCGTTCTATTCCGGGCGGCACTGGACGAGAACAAGAAACTGGGGCTGCGGTCGGCCTGCCACCACGCCCAGTTGGAAGTAGCCCGGATGAATGCGTTGGCTACTGCTAAAGCCGGGCTAACGTCACTGGAGCACTGGTACGGTCTGCCCGAAGCGCTGTTCGACGATAAAACCGTTCAGGCTTACCCCGCCGACTACAACTACAACAATGAGCAGAACCGGTTTGAACAGGCCGGAAATCTCTGGCAGCAGGCTGCTAAACCAGGCACCGATCGCTGGAACAAAGTGATGGACGAGTTAATCGCGCTGGATTTTACCCTCGATCCTACCTTTAATATCTACGAAGCTAACCGCGAACTAATGCTGGCCCGGCGGTCTGAGTGGCACGAGGAATACACCTTACCGAGCCTGTGGCGTTTTTACGGACCCAGCCGGGTCTCGCACGGGTCTTACTGGCACAACTGGGGTACGGAACAGGAGGTAGCCTGGAAAAAGAACTACCAACTCTGGATGGCGTTCATCAATGAATACAAAAACCGCGGAGGGCGCGTTACGGCGGGTTCTGACTCAGGTTTCATCTATCAGCTGTACGGGTTTGCCTACATCCGGGAACTGGAACTCCTGCGCGAAGCTGGTTTTCATCCGCTCGAAGTAATCCGGGCGGCTACGCTGAAAGGGGCCGAAGCGCTCGGTATGGCCGATCAGATCGGCTCGGTCGAGGTAGGGAAACTGGCCGACTTTGTCATCGTCAAAGAAAATCCACTGGCTAATCTGAAAACGCTCTACGGAACAGGGGCCATCTACCTGAACGAGAAGAACGAAGTGGAACGCATTGGCGGGGTTACCTACACCGTGAAGGATGGTGTGGTATACGACGCGAAAAAACTCCTTGCCGACGTACGGGCGATGGTTACTGACGCCAAACAGACCGAGCACTTCGAGATCACCCAGCCGGGCGTTCCTGCCAAAGCCGGAAAAGTGTCTGGCAGCGGCAAGAACTAG
- a CDS encoding alpha/beta fold hydrolase, with protein MKKFCLLLLLSHRLFAQSAVDDKRIEFTVGTFRTEGGVILPEARIVYGTYGRLNAARDNAILLPSHYMATFRGYEWLIGPGKALDTTRYFLVATELFGNGRSSSPSNTPEPYHGPRFPTMTIRDNVNAVHRLLTESLKITHLRAIIGFSMGAQQAFQWAVSHPSFADRIVATAGTAKNYPHGVVRLEGQIAALTADAAFMEGNYKTPPTKGLQAFAVVWTGWLYSQEWWRKELWRARAKPGTTFEQILTNYRTHFIDGADANDLILQMRTWQYHDVGTTAGFGGNVEQALRSIRVPVLYMPSETDLYFPLGDARYEATFIPGVSLVPIPSLWGHTAGAASNPADAEFLNGHIRDFLVRNRK; from the coding sequence ATGAAAAAGTTTTGCCTGTTGCTGCTCCTGTCTCATCGCTTGTTTGCCCAGTCGGCGGTAGACGACAAGCGCATTGAGTTTACCGTCGGTACCTTCCGAACCGAAGGCGGTGTTATCCTGCCCGAAGCCCGTATCGTGTACGGCACATATGGCCGGCTGAACGCTGCCCGTGACAATGCGATCCTGCTGCCGTCGCATTACATGGCTACATTTCGGGGCTATGAATGGCTGATTGGGCCGGGGAAGGCGCTGGATACGACCAGATACTTTCTGGTGGCGACGGAACTCTTCGGCAACGGCCGATCATCGTCGCCCAGCAACACGCCCGAGCCGTATCACGGCCCCCGGTTTCCCACCATGACCATTCGGGACAATGTAAACGCCGTTCATCGATTGTTGACCGAATCGCTGAAGATTACCCACCTTCGGGCAATTATTGGTTTTTCAATGGGCGCGCAGCAGGCATTCCAGTGGGCGGTGAGTCATCCCAGCTTTGCCGATCGTATTGTGGCTACGGCCGGTACCGCCAAAAATTACCCCCATGGCGTGGTTCGGCTGGAAGGACAAATCGCGGCTTTGACCGCCGATGCAGCCTTTATGGAAGGCAATTACAAGACGCCACCCACCAAGGGGTTGCAGGCGTTTGCGGTGGTGTGGACCGGCTGGCTTTACTCGCAGGAGTGGTGGCGTAAAGAACTGTGGCGCGCCCGCGCCAAGCCGGGTACTACGTTCGAGCAGATACTCACTAATTACCGGACTCATTTCATCGATGGTGCCGATGCAAACGACCTGATTCTGCAAATGCGCACCTGGCAGTACCATGACGTAGGTACGACGGCGGGTTTCGGAGGAAACGTTGAACAGGCACTACGTTCTATCAGGGTTCCTGTCCTGTATATGCCGTCCGAAACGGATCTGTATTTCCCGCTGGGCGACGCCCGCTACGAGGCCACTTTTATCCCCGGTGTGTCGCTGGTGCCCATCCCCTCCCTGTGGGGCCATACGGCCGGGGCCGCCAGCAACCCAGCCGATGCCGAATTTCTCAATGGGCATATTCGTGATTTTCTGGTCAGGAACAGAAAATAG
- a CDS encoding metallophosphoesterase family protein: protein MIEDKDKADILFLSDTQEPMFVERLVLRTHQNTKATTTIFAEILRIHPPVLYWLGDIVSLGFRDNKWPIIDRFLDNCRKVGTAVYAIMGNHDVMGRPRKGARNFQQRFPEHVHTGYVQKTDEIAVVMLNSNFSTLSVADLVKQQTWYEQTLDELDADPSVRVVIVTCHHAPYSNSKLVGSSKMVQQRFVPNYIKSEKARLFITGHSHAFERYEFEGKTFLVIGGGGGLRQPLNTSPSRLPDLATDYKPMFHYLAVRREGDGLVLTSYCLKKDFSGFDIGYKFELPSTSVAS from the coding sequence ATGATAGAAGATAAAGACAAGGCCGACATTCTGTTTTTGAGTGATACACAGGAGCCCATGTTTGTGGAGCGTCTGGTGTTGAGAACCCATCAGAACACAAAAGCGACAACAACGATTTTTGCCGAGATCCTTCGAATTCATCCCCCCGTCCTTTACTGGCTGGGCGACATTGTTTCATTAGGGTTCCGGGATAACAAATGGCCCATTATTGATCGCTTTCTGGATAATTGCCGGAAGGTTGGTACGGCGGTTTACGCTATCATGGGTAACCATGATGTCATGGGGCGGCCCCGGAAAGGCGCCCGTAATTTCCAGCAGCGTTTTCCGGAACACGTGCACACGGGTTATGTACAGAAGACAGATGAGATTGCGGTGGTTATGCTGAACTCCAACTTCAGCACGCTCTCCGTGGCTGATCTGGTCAAGCAGCAAACCTGGTACGAGCAGACGCTGGATGAACTGGATGCCGATCCGAGTGTGCGGGTCGTTATCGTGACCTGCCACCACGCACCTTATTCAAACAGCAAATTGGTCGGTTCGTCGAAGATGGTGCAGCAGCGATTCGTACCTAATTATATCAAGTCAGAGAAGGCACGGCTGTTTATTACGGGCCACTCCCACGCGTTTGAGCGCTACGAGTTTGAAGGGAAGACCTTTCTGGTGATTGGTGGGGGCGGGGGACTGCGGCAACCGCTGAACACGTCGCCGAGCCGGTTGCCGGACCTGGCCACTGACTACAAACCCATGTTCCATTACCTGGCCGTTCGGCGCGAAGGGGATGGGCTAGTGCTTACGTCGTACTGCCTGAAAAAGGATTTTTCCGGTTTTGACATCGGCTACAAGTTTGAACTTCCGTCAACATCGGTAGCCTCTTGA
- a CDS encoding OmpA family protein codes for MHLSTAWVLAFVVCLSLHGQAQDRPWAAQRASNATVAASGSRGADLPLSIAILYFDQSSDRLRSGVKASLDSIARVLVSQPGLVAAVTGYTDTIGKRELNLALAERRAKTIQHYLRRNGVPAGQILASWEGPDNATAANDSGRTISRRAVIQLYPR; via the coding sequence ATGCACCTATCAACTGCCTGGGTTTTGGCTTTCGTGGTTTGCCTGTCTCTGCACGGTCAGGCTCAGGACCGTCCGTGGGCTGCCCAACGGGCTTCGAACGCCACCGTGGCTGCTTCCGGCTCCCGTGGGGCCGACCTGCCGCTGAGCATTGCCATTTTGTACTTCGACCAAAGCAGTGACCGGCTAAGGTCGGGGGTAAAAGCAAGTCTGGATTCCATTGCCCGCGTACTGGTGAGCCAGCCCGGACTGGTAGCTGCCGTAACGGGCTATACCGATACCATTGGCAAGCGGGAGTTGAACCTGGCTCTGGCCGAGCGCCGGGCTAAAACCATACAGCACTATTTACGGCGAAATGGGGTACCCGCCGGGCAAATTCTGGCCAGCTGGGAAGGACCGGATAACGCAACAGCGGCCAACGACTCTGGGCGCACAATCAGCCGCCGGGCTGTGATTCAGCTCTACCCCCGGTAA
- a CDS encoding glycerophosphodiester phosphodiesterase, which translates to MRATTYLAFSLLFLCFLGCRKEYEAPIPYLFANKAGAGRFNAPIRQTMDGVYGVTDGSSQFGEQVALKWTYVLDGADTTHFLSVFTGTNVCFFNLEVEPEADTLALKGYWRKLVNTETGRTQLAVRVRRNGRLQRYSGNLATGDTLVLDGLYGTKDSAPSQKLTFTYRRPLNPKPFAILAHRSGGRTSDLLSVSENTIEIIKLASRLGATGIEIDVRYTKDGVPILYHDNTLNLRLIQKNGLDGPIEQYTYKQLQTLVRLINGEKIPTLEEALETVLTNTTLSFVWLDTKYIGPMDKVQAIQQKFRQRALAAGRDIRIVIGLPTQEAVDSYNALADKSNTPILCELDTATTRSLNARIWAPRWTLGPQTEEVLAMKSENRTVFVWTLDEPKFIEQFIAEGRFDGILSNYSPVVAYYHYIGQ; encoded by the coding sequence ATGAGAGCGACTACTTACCTCGCATTCAGTCTGCTGTTTTTGTGCTTCCTGGGTTGCCGGAAAGAGTATGAAGCGCCCATTCCGTATTTATTCGCCAACAAGGCGGGAGCCGGTCGATTCAATGCGCCCATCCGGCAGACCATGGACGGTGTTTACGGCGTTACCGACGGTTCCAGCCAGTTTGGTGAACAGGTGGCGTTGAAGTGGACCTACGTACTGGATGGGGCCGATACAACCCATTTTCTGTCGGTTTTTACGGGCACTAATGTCTGTTTTTTTAACCTCGAGGTAGAACCCGAGGCCGACACACTGGCGCTGAAAGGGTACTGGCGCAAGCTGGTCAACACCGAAACGGGCCGTACGCAACTCGCCGTTCGGGTCAGGCGAAATGGCCGGTTACAGCGCTACTCGGGCAACCTGGCCACGGGCGACACGCTGGTGCTGGATGGCCTGTATGGCACAAAAGATTCGGCACCATCGCAAAAGTTAACCTTTACCTACCGGCGTCCGCTTAACCCGAAACCCTTTGCTATTCTGGCCCACCGCAGTGGTGGCCGTACGTCAGACCTGCTGTCGGTGTCTGAAAACACAATCGAAATCATTAAGCTGGCGTCGCGGCTGGGGGCAACCGGGATTGAGATCGATGTTCGGTACACAAAGGACGGCGTTCCGATCCTGTACCATGACAATACACTCAACCTCCGGCTCATTCAGAAAAATGGGCTGGACGGGCCCATTGAGCAGTACACCTACAAGCAACTCCAGACCCTTGTGCGGCTGATCAACGGCGAGAAGATTCCTACGCTCGAAGAAGCGCTCGAAACCGTGCTGACCAACACAACGCTCAGCTTCGTCTGGCTCGATACCAAATACATTGGGCCAATGGACAAAGTACAGGCGATTCAGCAGAAGTTCCGGCAGCGGGCTCTTGCTGCCGGGCGCGATATACGCATCGTCATCGGGCTACCCACGCAGGAAGCCGTTGATTCGTATAATGCCCTAGCCGACAAATCAAACACCCCCATCCTCTGCGAACTGGACACGGCTACAACCCGTAGTTTGAACGCCCGGATCTGGGCTCCTCGCTGGACCCTGGGCCCCCAAACGGAAGAGGTACTGGCCATGAAATCCGAAAACCGGACGGTATTTGTCTGGACGCTCGATGAGCCAAAGTTTATCGAACAGTTTATTGCCGAAGGGCGGTTTGACGGAATCCTGTCGAATTACTCACCGGTTGTTGCCTACTATCACTACATCGGCCAATGA
- a CDS encoding sensor histidine kinase, with protein sequence MTATAFWKTYLWNHLGFTGLDSEEYNRRTTAVQLGFFTAISGLIYSLIYVWLGFPGMTVPSLTYVVLFFLALGYLALTRKFHVYKYIQLGLILLLPLANHLYVGGFVESSVVILASFITPVIALTFVSRNTSRLFFYLFIAVILIGGLWELFIFPPARQLPDFVISTFFTANIIFISVIIYLLIDGFLKKQEELRRELRQSLDTLRTTQNQLIQAEKMASLGELTAGIAHEIQNPLNFVNNFSDVSVELLDELTDEQQKAERDPGLEADLLADLRQNLQKIAQHGGRASSIVHGMLEHSRTSTGRREPTDINILAEEYFHLAYHGLRAKDENVATGRFSCELVRNFSPNLGLVTIVPQDIGRVLLNLFNNAFYAVRQRQKSALAGYQPTVTVSTVLGKDTVEIRIADNGSGIPESVKDKIFQPFFTTKPTGQGTGLGLSLSYDIITKGHLGALLVHSQEGQGSEFVIQLPITPA encoded by the coding sequence ATGACCGCGACTGCATTTTGGAAGACGTATCTCTGGAACCATCTGGGCTTTACCGGCCTGGACAGCGAAGAGTACAACCGACGCACCACCGCTGTTCAACTGGGTTTTTTTACGGCAATTTCCGGACTCATTTATTCGCTCATCTACGTCTGGCTGGGGTTTCCGGGTATGACGGTGCCGTCACTTACGTATGTCGTGCTATTTTTTCTGGCGCTGGGCTACCTGGCTCTGACCCGAAAATTTCACGTGTACAAGTATATTCAACTGGGACTGATTTTACTGCTCCCGCTGGCTAACCACCTCTACGTAGGTGGATTTGTTGAAAGCAGCGTCGTTATCCTGGCGAGTTTTATTACCCCCGTCATTGCCCTGACGTTCGTAAGCCGAAACACATCCCGGCTTTTCTTCTACCTGTTCATTGCCGTTATTCTCATCGGTGGTCTTTGGGAGCTGTTCATCTTCCCCCCCGCAAGGCAGTTGCCCGATTTCGTTATCTCGACCTTTTTTACGGCCAACATCATCTTTATTTCGGTAATTATTTACCTGCTGATCGATGGTTTTCTTAAAAAACAGGAGGAACTGCGTCGCGAACTACGGCAGTCGCTGGATACACTTCGTACTACGCAGAATCAGCTGATCCAGGCCGAAAAAATGGCTAGTCTGGGCGAGCTGACAGCGGGTATTGCCCACGAGATTCAAAACCCGCTCAACTTTGTCAATAACTTCTCCGATGTTTCGGTCGAGTTGCTCGATGAGTTGACCGATGAGCAGCAAAAAGCGGAGCGTGACCCGGGTCTGGAAGCCGATCTACTGGCCGATTTGCGGCAGAACCTCCAGAAAATTGCGCAGCACGGCGGGCGGGCCAGCAGCATTGTACATGGTATGCTCGAACACAGCCGGACCAGCACCGGCCGGCGCGAACCCACCGATATTAACATCCTGGCCGAAGAATATTTTCACCTGGCCTATCATGGTCTGCGGGCCAAAGACGAGAACGTAGCAACGGGGCGCTTCAGCTGCGAGCTGGTCCGGAACTTTTCCCCCAACCTGGGGCTGGTTACGATCGTCCCGCAGGATATTGGCCGGGTATTGCTTAACCTGTTTAACAACGCGTTTTACGCCGTACGGCAGCGCCAGAAATCGGCACTGGCCGGTTACCAGCCTACCGTTACGGTCAGTACCGTTCTGGGCAAAGACACGGTCGAAATCCGGATCGCTGATAACGGGTCGGGCATCCCTGAATCGGTAAAGGATAAAATCTTTCAGCCTTTTTTCACTACCAAGCCCACCGGTCAGGGTACGGGTCTGGGGCTTTCGCTGAGCTACGACATCATTACAAAAGGGCACCTGGGGGCGTTGCTGGTTCACAGTCAGGAGGGGCAAGGCTCCGAGTTCGTCATTCAGTTACCCATAACCCCGGCCTGA
- a CDS encoding transmembrane-type terpene cyclase, with product MSQPLLNLRNYTPLELITFGVGCFLWIMVYFYTLRSLRTKQFIEIPIVTITGNIVWEFLWSWVFVTDMGSLFMWGYRIWFFMDCVIVYGAFRYGYKQISIPTLSKRTPWLMVFGIAAWAPALYYYIKLYDAPISHMGAYSGYILNVMISATYIPLALRLCDWSLFSYPASWCKAIGNLLINLFCFLHFTDGFLLSLCVLTTVFDVIFIYLFTVARRQFATSTQKAIPA from the coding sequence ATGAGCCAACCCCTGCTTAACCTGCGCAACTATACACCACTCGAGCTGATCACGTTCGGCGTTGGATGTTTCCTCTGGATTATGGTGTATTTCTATACCCTGCGGAGCCTCCGGACAAAGCAGTTCATTGAGATTCCCATTGTCACCATCACGGGTAATATTGTCTGGGAGTTTTTGTGGAGCTGGGTGTTCGTAACCGATATGGGTAGCCTGTTTATGTGGGGCTACCGGATTTGGTTTTTTATGGACTGCGTCATCGTATACGGCGCTTTCCGATACGGCTACAAGCAGATCTCGATTCCAACCCTGTCGAAGCGAACCCCCTGGTTGATGGTATTCGGGATAGCAGCCTGGGCACCGGCTCTATACTACTACATCAAATTATATGACGCGCCCATCAGCCATATGGGGGCCTATTCGGGCTATATTCTTAACGTCATGATTTCGGCCACCTACATACCGCTGGCTTTGCGGCTGTGTGACTGGAGCTTATTTTCGTATCCGGCCAGTTGGTGCAAGGCCATCGGTAATCTGCTCATTAACCTATTCTGCTTTTTACACTTTACCGATGGTTTTTTGCTTTCCCTGTGTGTATTAACGACCGTTTTTGACGTAATTTTCATCTACCTGTTCACTGTTGCCCGCCGGCAGTTTGCTACAAGCACTCAAAAGGCCATTCCTGCATGA
- a CDS encoding DUF433 domain-containing protein, translating to MRTLQRSWEEEVKQSRIVIAGNDNVYLKDIGLNVWDVLHHLANGLGEQALRQRYPSLTEADLRACGLFGYLRAIKKL from the coding sequence ATGAGAACGTTACAGCGCAGTTGGGAAGAAGAAGTCAAACAAAGCCGCATCGTTATTGCGGGTAATGATAATGTTTACCTGAAAGATATAGGGTTGAACGTCTGGGATGTGTTGCATCATCTGGCCAATGGATTGGGAGAGCAGGCGCTTCGGCAACGGTATCCTAGCCTGACGGAGGCAGATTTACGCGCTTGCGGCCTGTTTGGTTATTTGCGTGCCATCAAAAAACTGTAG